One segment of Onychomys torridus chromosome 3, mOncTor1.1, whole genome shotgun sequence DNA contains the following:
- the Smkr1 gene encoding small lysine-rich protein 1 yields the protein MCLSGKGKKGKARVKTSGKKQKPKKPEPDILSPAAMLNLYYIAHNVADCLYLRGYPWPGAPKGKKGKSKI from the exons ATGTGTTTG TCAggtaaagggaagaaagggaaagcccGGGTCAAGACTAGCGGGAAGAAGCAGAAGCCCAAGAAGCCGGAACCAGACATCCTCAGCCCTGCCGCCATGCTGAACCTCTACTACATCGCCCACAACGTTGCTGACTGCCTATATCTTCGAGGCTACCCTTGGCCAGGCGCGCCCaagggaaagaaggggaaaagcAAGATTTAG